The Tenebrio molitor chromosome 3, icTenMoli1.1, whole genome shotgun sequence genome contains a region encoding:
- the LOC138127290 gene encoding tumor protein p63-regulated gene 1-like protein isoform X4, translating to MSLNTGLILCPSTCSFISATLWSKNPKPPTPSKENTIQQTICITENPNNYFTFRESVLARALSECKDQFLDEEADGPLLEAFLLTQINHWNSDKERLLLLTPRTLVVAKYDFIALKRLGYKKLPLELVDEVIYGNLAYPNGSLIPQMNGIVDGISNVLETCLFARWSKNDGKQLSTFYQPRYNKINRNMKGVRLIWNKDKPDNFGTLWNPFNEDVPFCTFTFHPLFFHKDCADEKLKKLYCLETFVEHISKTIADLPRNNDTNREPCTIQEKDIVLQSYVGIGSVIHNRNSLGFFKVRGKFSF from the exons GTGCCCCTCCACATGTAGTTTCA TTTCTGCAACTTTGTGGAGTAAGAACCCAAAACCTCCAACACCATCTAAAGAGAACACCATTCAACAAACAATATGTATCACGGAAAATCCCAACAACTATTTCACATTCCGCGAAAGTGTTCTTGCAAGAGCTTTGAGTGAATGCAAGGACCAGTTCCTAGATGAAGAAGCAGATGGTCCATTACTTGAAGCTTTCTTACTTACCCA AATTAATCACTGGAATTCAGATAAAGAGAGGTTGTTGCTGTTAACACCCCGTACCTTAGTTGTTGCCAAATATGATTTTATCGCTTTGAAAAGACTGGGATATAAGAAACTGCCTTTGGAGTTAGTAGATGAAGTTATATATGGCAACCTGGCTTACCCCAATGGTTCGTTGATTCC CCAAATGAATGGAATTGTCGACGGCATCTCTAACGTATTGGAGACTTGCCTGTTTGCCCGATGGTCAAAAAACGACGGCAAGCAACTAAGTACTTTTTACCAACCTAGGTATAACAAAAT AAATCGCAATATGAAAGGTGTCCGTTTAATTTGGAACAAAGACAAACCAGACAACTTTGGAACTCTGTGGAACCCTTTCAACGAGGATGTACCATTTTGTACATTCACGTTTCATCCTTTGTTTTTTCATAAAG ACTGTGCtgatgaaaaattgaaaaaactgtATTGTTTAGAAACGTTTGTggaacatatttcaaaaaccatCGCAGATTTGCCAAGGAACAACGACACGAACCGGGAACCTTGCACCATCCAGGAAAAAGATATTGTTTTACAAAGTTATGTAGGAATTGGGTCCGTCATTCACAATCGAAATTCTTTGGGATTCTTCAAAGTGAGGGGAAAGTTCAGTTTTTAA